A portion of the Bacillus thuringiensis genome contains these proteins:
- a CDS encoding DNA-3-methyladenine glycosylase → MQAPPSFYEGDTLEVAKKLLGQKLVHIVDGIKRSGIIVEVEAYKGPDDKAAHSYGGRRTDRTEVMFGAPGHAYVYLIYGMYHCFNVITAPVGTPQGVLIRALEPVNGIEEIKLARYNKTDITKAQYKNLTNGPGKLCRALGITLEERGLSLQSDTLHIELVPEDEHISSQYKIAAGPRINIDYAEEAVHYPWRFYYEGHPFVSKK, encoded by the coding sequence ATGCAGGCACCTCCTTCCTTTTATGAAGGCGATACGTTAGAAGTAGCAAAAAAATTACTCGGGCAAAAACTCGTTCATATTGTAGACGGAATAAAGCGAAGCGGAATCATTGTAGAAGTAGAAGCATATAAAGGCCCAGATGATAAGGCCGCACATAGTTACGGCGGCAGACGGACAGACCGCACAGAAGTCATGTTTGGCGCACCAGGGCATGCTTACGTATATTTAATTTACGGTATGTATCATTGTTTTAACGTTATTACAGCACCAGTTGGCACCCCGCAAGGTGTTCTCATTCGAGCCCTTGAGCCGGTAAATGGAATAGAAGAAATAAAACTAGCACGCTACAACAAAACAGACATTACAAAAGCGCAGTACAAAAATTTAACAAACGGTCCTGGCAAACTATGCCGTGCCCTCGGAATTACTTTAGAAGAACGAGGCTTATCATTACAAAGTGACACATTACATATTGAACTCGTCCCAGAAGATGAACACATATCATCACAATATAAAATAGCAGCAGGACCTCGTATTAATATCGACTATGCAGAAGAAGCTGTACATTATCCGTGGCGTTTTTATTATGAGGGACATCCGTTTGTTTCAAAGAAATAA
- a CDS encoding Cof-type HAD-IIB family hydrolase, which produces MIYRLLALNIDGTLLYNNGKIAKGLRETIEFVKRKDVYVTLFTSRNFQSAHKVAKALKLDSILVTHGGAFVSATLDKPYVQRRLSEEKTFNIVQVLEHFDCNVRISHERFSIGNRERNTPNLIARTVLSSADPLFYPVQFVDSLGDALRDHPVAAPKIDVLFQTKGEKERGLNTLRKAFQDVEYVECDSKRIEILPQNVSKLRGLQLLGEHLNISLNEMVAIGDSMEDLEVIENVGLGVAMGNAPVELKQAADWITRSNSENGVEYMIKEHFRKQFPLPFLKNHKNTPKR; this is translated from the coding sequence ATGATTTATCGCTTACTAGCTCTTAATATAGATGGGACACTACTATACAACAATGGAAAAATTGCAAAAGGATTAAGAGAAACAATTGAATTTGTGAAAAGAAAAGATGTATACGTTACGTTATTTACGAGCCGTAATTTTCAATCCGCTCATAAAGTAGCAAAGGCGTTAAAATTAGATTCTATATTAGTGACACATGGTGGTGCTTTCGTTTCGGCGACGTTAGATAAGCCGTACGTTCAAAGAAGATTATCTGAAGAGAAGACTTTTAACATTGTGCAAGTGTTAGAGCACTTTGATTGTAACGTACGTATTTCTCATGAACGGTTTTCCATAGGAAATCGTGAGAGAAATACACCAAACTTAATTGCGCGTACTGTATTATCAAGTGCAGATCCGTTATTTTATCCAGTTCAATTTGTAGATTCGTTAGGTGACGCGCTTCGTGACCATCCGGTAGCGGCGCCAAAAATTGATGTTCTTTTCCAAACTAAGGGTGAAAAAGAAAGAGGGCTGAACACATTAAGAAAAGCATTCCAAGATGTAGAGTATGTTGAATGTGATTCAAAACGAATAGAAATCTTGCCGCAAAATGTATCGAAGTTACGCGGATTACAATTGCTTGGAGAGCATTTAAATATTTCGCTAAATGAAATGGTTGCGATTGGAGATAGTATGGAAGATTTAGAGGTTATTGAAAACGTGGGACTTGGGGTAGCGATGGGGAACGCACCTGTAGAGTTAAAGCAAGCAGCAGATTGGATTACACGTTCAAATAGTGAGAACGGTGTAGAGTACATGATTAAAGAGCATTTCCGTAAGCAATTCCCGCTTCCGTTTTTGAAGAATCATAAAAATACACCGAAACGATGA
- the alsD gene encoding alpha-acetolactate decarboxylase — protein MTVAQLIDIDAKKTKTSNEVYQTSTMLALLDGIYDGVISFEDLKKHGDFGIGTFDQLDGEMIAFDNEFYHLRSDGSAEKVEPEETTPFATVTFFEKEMSYTVERPMNREEVEALLHELMPSKNLFYGIRMDGTFREVRTRTVPRQEKPYTPLVEVTKSQPIFSFENTEGTLAGFWTPDYAQGIGVAGFHLHYIDDERSGGGHVFDYVIENCTIQICQKAHMHLALPETADFMAAELSRENLEDNIATAEGAE, from the coding sequence ATGACTGTTGCGCAATTAATTGATATTGATGCAAAAAAAACGAAAACGAGTAATGAAGTATATCAAACATCTACAATGCTTGCGCTATTAGATGGTATATATGATGGTGTGATTAGCTTTGAAGATTTGAAAAAACATGGTGATTTCGGCATCGGCACATTTGATCAATTAGATGGTGAAATGATTGCATTTGATAATGAATTTTATCATTTACGTTCAGACGGTTCAGCGGAAAAAGTAGAGCCAGAAGAAACAACGCCATTTGCGACTGTAACGTTTTTTGAAAAAGAAATGAGTTATACGGTAGAGCGTCCGATGAATCGTGAAGAAGTTGAAGCATTATTACATGAATTAATGCCAAGTAAAAACTTATTTTACGGTATTCGAATGGACGGTACGTTCCGTGAAGTAAGGACGAGAACTGTTCCAAGACAAGAAAAACCGTATACACCGCTCGTTGAAGTGACGAAATCACAACCAATCTTTTCATTTGAAAATACAGAAGGTACGCTTGCTGGATTTTGGACACCAGATTATGCGCAAGGTATTGGGGTAGCTGGATTTCACTTACATTATATTGATGATGAAAGAAGCGGGGGTGGACATGTTTTCGACTATGTTATAGAAAACTGTACGATCCAAATTTGTCAAAAAGCTCATATGCATTTAGCACTTCCAGAAACAGCTGATTTTATGGCGGCTGAATTATCAAGAGAAAACTTAGAGGATAATATTGCAACTGCGGAAGGTGCAGAGTAA